A single genomic interval of Salmo trutta chromosome 13, fSalTru1.1, whole genome shotgun sequence harbors:
- the LOC115205469 gene encoding uncharacterized protein KIAA1211-like isoform X3 → MDPGEIPSMAQGAPAESSDCSIMASGPSDVLTNQDPADTTEECTGKKKSKFQTFKNLFSKKKRKEAAAPAGGNSGLKCSQSSDNVNAPEPALLIRSEKDEGSGSKINMGNKALSHDSVFVSESPLSEVTEGLGVSQDSIHGKVKSLQVIKLGSPPSLCVKKMDDAGTLSEDDGLPCSPPEYSTLHTVLAGVSHRSSKPVQRNSSLSLEGTDSDEDQMSCETGSRSVSPLVFLPVDFSQPASSMGCLDNTAARHRLAVRHKACTKTRKPTTRVDGRAEGESFQEERQNCIIPESVEEDEEEDVKREQAGVEEEEEEEEEQQTDGVVVSQQAERSAPDEEDKQGVQQEVSHAQDAPSLSIQNDSDSEECFSGQAEVPAPWLQTAPLLGSLKSLEPPTGDDFLLAPPGCEVAVEGGSLLQEVLSSLKGPLTSVLGLETEAVLLEVEVNMEGSEAESGVDELALNPQEEACLPSDGPDCPAEPREEVEGEPYESEEELVVEHFNPKEEEEDAEEINPEYFTKEDQDMPSVEKEEEEEREEGAEVEEKETEEVVEDERKEEEDKMEPVSDVPVQTALLEPGEEEDVNPTSVEDDFQQVPDRDPERACESPECTTELSDQTVTDQACLPQLPNSSTPPPESLDQPEAPAHTTQDQEEPSVTTDQPCITSPSAATGPEQSLQEHCSRPTATEDPGKPSGGSEHNRPRYTIAPAWQRLATKELTSPSPSPSVTVPGAVEAKRDPPSGVEPLSPVGADVPASPSPTQSTTAPIMSPEDTPPAAQEEETPENLFGVRLRKTSVGMLRLGSESETPPASPAHSLPIEPQRASFTEPQPNSKPALPRKPSELDGMVKPKRTPDLSVGREPSGGPGGGSQSPSWLSVARQKQRILKENSLEETTDNKVPAEVEEPNRKKSIRTLTRPVNKDQAKPPGSPVKVLCSLEISKPVVVEKEGKRVLAHPAPTALAQDEPPWLALAKKKAKAWSEMPQIVQ, encoded by the exons taGTGACTGCAGTATCATGGCCTCTGGACCATCAGATGTGTTGACCAACCAGGATCCAGCAGACACCACTGAAGAGTGCACAG GCAAGAAGAAGTCCAAGTTCCAGACCTTCAAGAACTTATTTTCTAAGAAGAAGAGAAAGGAGGCCGCTGCGCCTGCCggggggaacagtgggttgaaGTGTAGCCAGTCTAGTGACAATGTCAACGCCCCTGAACCTGCACTTCTCATCCGCTCTGAGAAAGACGAGGGCTCTGG GTCAAAAATAAATATGGGTAATAAGGCTCTGTCACATGACAGTGTCTTTGTCTCTGAATCTCCCCTGTCAGAGGTGACTGAGGGTCTGGGAGTCTCTCAGGACAGCATCCATGGGAAAGTCAAGTCTCTACAG GTCATCAAGCTAGGCTCTCCtccgtctctgtgtgtgaagaAGATGGATGACGCAGGGACTCTTTCAGAGGATGACGGCCTGCCCTGCAGCCCACCAGAGTACTCCACCCTGCACACTGTCCTGGCTGGGGTGTCTCACAGG TCTTCCAAACCGGTGCAGAGGAACAGCTCCCTGAGTCTGGAAGGGACTGACAGTGATGAAGACCAG ATGTCCTGTGAGACAGGCTCCAGATCGGTCAGTCCCCTGGTCTTCCTGCCTGTAGACTTCAGCCAGCCTGCCAGTTCCATGGGCTGTCTGGACAACACTGCCGCTCGCCACCGCCTGGCTGTCCGACACAAGGCCTGTACCAAGACGAGGAAACCCACCACt AGGGTTGATGGCAGGGCTGAGGGAGAATCATTCCAGGAGGAAAGACAGAATTGTATCATTCCAGAATCtgtggaggaggatgaggaggaag ATGTGAAACGCGAGCAGGCTggtgttgaggaggaggaggaggaggaggaggagcagcagaCAGATGGGGTCGTGGTGTCCCAGCAGGCCGAGCGGTCAGCCCCAGATGAGGAGGATAAGCAGGGTGTCCAACAGGAAGTGTCTCATGCTCAGGatgccccctccctctccataCAGAATGACTCTGACTCTGAGGAATGTTTTTCAGGCCAGGCTGAGGTTCCAGCTCCCTGGCTCCAGACCGCCCCACTGCTTGGCTCCCTGAAGTCTCTGGAGCCCCCTACTGGAGATGACTTCCTCCTGGCCCCTCCTGGGTGTGAGGTGGCTGTGGAGGGAGGCTCTCTACTCCAGGAGGTGTTGAGCTCCCTCAAGGGTCCACTGACATCTGTCCTGGGACTGGAGACAGAGGCTGTGCTCCTGGAGGTGGAGGTGAATATGGAGGGGTCAGAGGCTGAGAGCGGGGTGGATGAGCTGGCATTGAACCCACAGGAAGAAGCGTGTCTCCCCAGTGATGGACCGGACTGCCCAGCAGAGCCCcgagaggaggtggagggtgaGCCTTATGAATCTGAGGAGGAGTTAGTGGTGGAACATTTCAATccaaaggaggaagaggaagatgcaGAGGAAATCAACCCTGAATACTTTACCAAAGAGGATCAGGACATGCCTTCAGTGgaaaaggaggaagaagaggagagggaggagggggcagaggtagaggagaaggaaACAGAGGAGGTTGTGGAAGatgagaggaaggaagaggaggacaaAATGGAGCCAGTCTCAGATGTGCCAGTGCAGACAGCCTTACTGGAGCcaggggaggaagaggatgtAAATCCAACCTCTGTGGAGGATGATTTCCAGCAGGTTCCAGACAGAGACCCTGAGAGAGCTTGTGAGAGCCCTGAGTGCACCACTGAACTGTCTGACCAAACAGTCACGGACCAAGCCTGTCTCCCCCAGCTGCCAAACAGCAGTACACCTCCTCCAGAGTCCCTAGACCAGCCTGAGGCCCCTGCACACACCACACAGGACCAGGAAGAGCCCAGTGTAACAACTGACCAGCCCTGTATAACCAGTCCCAGTGCAGCCACCGGCCCAGAGCAGAGCCTCCAGGAGCACTGCAGTAGACCAACTGCCACCGAGGATCCTGGGAAACCATCTGGTGGTTCTGAACATAATAGACCCAGGTACACCATTGCCCCTGCCTGGCAAAGGTTGGCTACCAAAGAGCTAACCTCCCCTTCTCCATCTCCCTCGGTCACTGTGCCTGGGGCTGTGGAAGCAAAAAGAGACCCCCCAAGTGGAGTGGAGCCACTTAGCCCTGTGGGGGCTGATGTCCCTGCTAGTCCCAGCCCAACACAGAGCACCACAGCACCCATCATGTCACCTGAAGACACTCCCCCTGCAGCCCAGGAGGAAGAGACCCCTGAGAATCTGTTTGGTGTCAGGCTGAGGAAGACCTCTGTGGGTATGCTTCGCTTAGGCTCAGAGAGTGAAACTCCCCCTGCATCCCCAGCACACTCACTTCCCATAGAGCCACAGAGGGCCTCGTTCACTGAACCACAGCCAAACAGCAAACCTGCCCTGCCCAGAAAGCCCTCAGAGCTGGATGGTATGGTCAAGCCCAAGAGAACACCAG ATCTGTCTGTGGGTCGAGAGCCTAGTGGGGGACCTGGTGGGGGATCTCAATCGCCAAGCTGGCTCTCAGTGGCCAGACAAAAGCAGAGGATCTTAAAAGAGAACTCATTGGAGGAAACCACGGATAACAAAGTCCCTGCAGAGGTG GAGGAGCCTAACAGAAAAAAATCAATTCGTACATTGACAAGGCCTGTCAACAAAGACCAAGCCAAGCCTCCAGGATCTCCTGTTAAAG TGTTGTGTTCCCTGGAGATCTCCAAACCTGTCGTGGTTgagaaggaagggaagagagTCCTGGCTCACCCAGCCCCTACAGCCCTGGCTCAGGACGAGCCCCCGTGGTTGGCCCTGGCTAAGAAGAAGGCCAAAGCCTGGAGCGAGATGCCCCAGATAGTGCAGTGA
- the LOC115205469 gene encoding uncharacterized protein KIAA1211-like isoform X5, giving the protein MAGFYGCLQGKNDCSIMASGPSDVLTNQDPADTTEECTGKKKSKFQTFKNLFSKKKRKEAAAPAGGNSGLKCSQSSDNVNAPEPALLIRSEKDEGSGSKINMGNKALSHDSVFVSESPLSEVTEGLGVSQDSIHGKVKSLQVIKLGSPPSLCVKKMDDAGTLSEDDGLPCSPPEYSTLHTVLAGVSHRSSKPVQRNSSLSLEGTDSDEDQMSCETGSRSVSPLVFLPVDFSQPASSMGCLDNTAARHRLAVRHKACTKTRKPTTRVDGRAEGESFQEERQNCIIPESVEEDEEEDVKREQAGVEEEEEEEEEQQTDGVVVSQQAERSAPDEEDKQGVQQEVSHAQDAPSLSIQNDSDSEECFSGQAEVPAPWLQTAPLLGSLKSLEPPTGDDFLLAPPGCEVAVEGGSLLQEVLSSLKGPLTSVLGLETEAVLLEVEVNMEGSEAESGVDELALNPQEEACLPSDGPDCPAEPREEVEGEPYESEEELVVEHFNPKEEEEDAEEINPEYFTKEDQDMPSVEKEEEEEREEGAEVEEKETEEVVEDERKEEEDKMEPVSDVPVQTALLEPGEEEDVNPTSVEDDFQQVPDRDPERACESPECTTELSDQTVTDQACLPQLPNSSTPPPESLDQPEAPAHTTQDQEEPSVTTDQPCITSPSAATGPEQSLQEHCSRPTATEDPGKPSGGSEHNRPRYTIAPAWQRLATKELTSPSPSPSVTVPGAVEAKRDPPSGVEPLSPVGADVPASPSPTQSTTAPIMSPEDTPPAAQEEETPENLFGVRLRKTSVGMLRLGSESETPPASPAHSLPIEPQRASFTEPQPNSKPALPRKPSELDGMVKPKRTPDLSVGREPSGGPGGGSQSPSWLSVARQKQRILKENSLEETTDNKVPAEVVGMEEPNRKKSIRTLTRPVNKDQAKPPGSPVKVLCSLEISKPVVVEKEGKRVLAHPAPTALAQDEPPWLALAKKKAKAWSEMPQIVQ; this is encoded by the exons ATGGCTGGATTTTACGGCTGCTTGCAGGGAAAGAA TGACTGCAGTATCATGGCCTCTGGACCATCAGATGTGTTGACCAACCAGGATCCAGCAGACACCACTGAAGAGTGCACAG GCAAGAAGAAGTCCAAGTTCCAGACCTTCAAGAACTTATTTTCTAAGAAGAAGAGAAAGGAGGCCGCTGCGCCTGCCggggggaacagtgggttgaaGTGTAGCCAGTCTAGTGACAATGTCAACGCCCCTGAACCTGCACTTCTCATCCGCTCTGAGAAAGACGAGGGCTCTGG GTCAAAAATAAATATGGGTAATAAGGCTCTGTCACATGACAGTGTCTTTGTCTCTGAATCTCCCCTGTCAGAGGTGACTGAGGGTCTGGGAGTCTCTCAGGACAGCATCCATGGGAAAGTCAAGTCTCTACAG GTCATCAAGCTAGGCTCTCCtccgtctctgtgtgtgaagaAGATGGATGACGCAGGGACTCTTTCAGAGGATGACGGCCTGCCCTGCAGCCCACCAGAGTACTCCACCCTGCACACTGTCCTGGCTGGGGTGTCTCACAGG TCTTCCAAACCGGTGCAGAGGAACAGCTCCCTGAGTCTGGAAGGGACTGACAGTGATGAAGACCAG ATGTCCTGTGAGACAGGCTCCAGATCGGTCAGTCCCCTGGTCTTCCTGCCTGTAGACTTCAGCCAGCCTGCCAGTTCCATGGGCTGTCTGGACAACACTGCCGCTCGCCACCGCCTGGCTGTCCGACACAAGGCCTGTACCAAGACGAGGAAACCCACCACt AGGGTTGATGGCAGGGCTGAGGGAGAATCATTCCAGGAGGAAAGACAGAATTGTATCATTCCAGAATCtgtggaggaggatgaggaggaag ATGTGAAACGCGAGCAGGCTggtgttgaggaggaggaggaggaggaggaggagcagcagaCAGATGGGGTCGTGGTGTCCCAGCAGGCCGAGCGGTCAGCCCCAGATGAGGAGGATAAGCAGGGTGTCCAACAGGAAGTGTCTCATGCTCAGGatgccccctccctctccataCAGAATGACTCTGACTCTGAGGAATGTTTTTCAGGCCAGGCTGAGGTTCCAGCTCCCTGGCTCCAGACCGCCCCACTGCTTGGCTCCCTGAAGTCTCTGGAGCCCCCTACTGGAGATGACTTCCTCCTGGCCCCTCCTGGGTGTGAGGTGGCTGTGGAGGGAGGCTCTCTACTCCAGGAGGTGTTGAGCTCCCTCAAGGGTCCACTGACATCTGTCCTGGGACTGGAGACAGAGGCTGTGCTCCTGGAGGTGGAGGTGAATATGGAGGGGTCAGAGGCTGAGAGCGGGGTGGATGAGCTGGCATTGAACCCACAGGAAGAAGCGTGTCTCCCCAGTGATGGACCGGACTGCCCAGCAGAGCCCcgagaggaggtggagggtgaGCCTTATGAATCTGAGGAGGAGTTAGTGGTGGAACATTTCAATccaaaggaggaagaggaagatgcaGAGGAAATCAACCCTGAATACTTTACCAAAGAGGATCAGGACATGCCTTCAGTGgaaaaggaggaagaagaggagagggaggagggggcagaggtagaggagaaggaaACAGAGGAGGTTGTGGAAGatgagaggaaggaagaggaggacaaAATGGAGCCAGTCTCAGATGTGCCAGTGCAGACAGCCTTACTGGAGCcaggggaggaagaggatgtAAATCCAACCTCTGTGGAGGATGATTTCCAGCAGGTTCCAGACAGAGACCCTGAGAGAGCTTGTGAGAGCCCTGAGTGCACCACTGAACTGTCTGACCAAACAGTCACGGACCAAGCCTGTCTCCCCCAGCTGCCAAACAGCAGTACACCTCCTCCAGAGTCCCTAGACCAGCCTGAGGCCCCTGCACACACCACACAGGACCAGGAAGAGCCCAGTGTAACAACTGACCAGCCCTGTATAACCAGTCCCAGTGCAGCCACCGGCCCAGAGCAGAGCCTCCAGGAGCACTGCAGTAGACCAACTGCCACCGAGGATCCTGGGAAACCATCTGGTGGTTCTGAACATAATAGACCCAGGTACACCATTGCCCCTGCCTGGCAAAGGTTGGCTACCAAAGAGCTAACCTCCCCTTCTCCATCTCCCTCGGTCACTGTGCCTGGGGCTGTGGAAGCAAAAAGAGACCCCCCAAGTGGAGTGGAGCCACTTAGCCCTGTGGGGGCTGATGTCCCTGCTAGTCCCAGCCCAACACAGAGCACCACAGCACCCATCATGTCACCTGAAGACACTCCCCCTGCAGCCCAGGAGGAAGAGACCCCTGAGAATCTGTTTGGTGTCAGGCTGAGGAAGACCTCTGTGGGTATGCTTCGCTTAGGCTCAGAGAGTGAAACTCCCCCTGCATCCCCAGCACACTCACTTCCCATAGAGCCACAGAGGGCCTCGTTCACTGAACCACAGCCAAACAGCAAACCTGCCCTGCCCAGAAAGCCCTCAGAGCTGGATGGTATGGTCAAGCCCAAGAGAACACCAG ATCTGTCTGTGGGTCGAGAGCCTAGTGGGGGACCTGGTGGGGGATCTCAATCGCCAAGCTGGCTCTCAGTGGCCAGACAAAAGCAGAGGATCTTAAAAGAGAACTCATTGGAGGAAACCACGGATAACAAAGTCCCTGCAGAGGTGGTAGGGATG GAGGAGCCTAACAGAAAAAAATCAATTCGTACATTGACAAGGCCTGTCAACAAAGACCAAGCCAAGCCTCCAGGATCTCCTGTTAAAG TGTTGTGTTCCCTGGAGATCTCCAAACCTGTCGTGGTTgagaaggaagggaagagagTCCTGGCTCACCCAGCCCCTACAGCCCTGGCTCAGGACGAGCCCCCGTGGTTGGCCCTGGCTAAGAAGAAGGCCAAAGCCTGGAGCGAGATGCCCCAGATAGTGCAGTGA
- the LOC115205469 gene encoding uncharacterized protein KIAA1211-like isoform X1 → MDPGEIPSMAQGAPAESSDCSIMASGPSDVLTNQDPADTTEECTGKKKSKFQTFKNLFSKKKRKEAAAPAGGNSGLKCSQSSDNVNAPEPALLIRSEKDEGSGSKINMGNKALSHDSVFVSESPLSEVTEGLGVSQDSIHGKVKSLQVIKLGSPPSLCVKKMDDAGTLSEDDGLPCSPPEYSTLHTVLAGVSHRSSKPVQRNSSLSLEGTDSDEDQMSCETGSRSVSPLVFLPVDFSQPASSMGCLDNTAARHRLAVRHKACTKTRKPTTRVDGRAEGESFQEERQNCIIPESVEEDEEEDVKREQAGVEEEEEEEEEQQTDGVVVSQQAERSAPDEEDKQGVQQEVSHAQDAPSLSIQNDSDSEECFSGQAEVPAPWLQTAPLLGSLKSLEPPTGDDFLLAPPGCEVAVEGGSLLQEVLSSLKGPLTSVLGLETEAVLLEVEVNMEGSEAESGVDELALNPQEEACLPSDGPDCPAEPREEVEGEPYESEEELVVEHFNPKEEEEDAEEINPEYFTKEDQDMPSVEKEEEEEREEGAEVEEKETEEVVEDERKEEEDKMEPVSDVPVQTALLEPGEEEDVNPTSVEDDFQQVPDRDPERACESPECTTELSDQTVTDQACLPQLPNSSTPPPESLDQPEAPAHTTQDQEEPSVTTDQPCITSPSAATGPEQSLQEHCSRPTATEDPGKPSGGSEHNRPRYTIAPAWQRLATKELTSPSPSPSVTVPGAVEAKRDPPSGVEPLSPVGADVPASPSPTQSTTAPIMSPEDTPPAAQEEETPENLFGVRLRKTSVGMLRLGSESETPPASPAHSLPIEPQRASFTEPQPNSKPALPRKPSELDGMVKPKRTPDLSVGREPSGGPGGGSQSPSWLSVARQKQRILKENSLEETTDNKVPAEVVGMEEPNRKKSIRTLTRPVNKDQAKPPGSPVKVLCSLEISKPVVVEKEGKRVLAHPAPTALAQDEPPWLALAKKKAKAWSEMPQIVQ, encoded by the exons taGTGACTGCAGTATCATGGCCTCTGGACCATCAGATGTGTTGACCAACCAGGATCCAGCAGACACCACTGAAGAGTGCACAG GCAAGAAGAAGTCCAAGTTCCAGACCTTCAAGAACTTATTTTCTAAGAAGAAGAGAAAGGAGGCCGCTGCGCCTGCCggggggaacagtgggttgaaGTGTAGCCAGTCTAGTGACAATGTCAACGCCCCTGAACCTGCACTTCTCATCCGCTCTGAGAAAGACGAGGGCTCTGG GTCAAAAATAAATATGGGTAATAAGGCTCTGTCACATGACAGTGTCTTTGTCTCTGAATCTCCCCTGTCAGAGGTGACTGAGGGTCTGGGAGTCTCTCAGGACAGCATCCATGGGAAAGTCAAGTCTCTACAG GTCATCAAGCTAGGCTCTCCtccgtctctgtgtgtgaagaAGATGGATGACGCAGGGACTCTTTCAGAGGATGACGGCCTGCCCTGCAGCCCACCAGAGTACTCCACCCTGCACACTGTCCTGGCTGGGGTGTCTCACAGG TCTTCCAAACCGGTGCAGAGGAACAGCTCCCTGAGTCTGGAAGGGACTGACAGTGATGAAGACCAG ATGTCCTGTGAGACAGGCTCCAGATCGGTCAGTCCCCTGGTCTTCCTGCCTGTAGACTTCAGCCAGCCTGCCAGTTCCATGGGCTGTCTGGACAACACTGCCGCTCGCCACCGCCTGGCTGTCCGACACAAGGCCTGTACCAAGACGAGGAAACCCACCACt AGGGTTGATGGCAGGGCTGAGGGAGAATCATTCCAGGAGGAAAGACAGAATTGTATCATTCCAGAATCtgtggaggaggatgaggaggaag ATGTGAAACGCGAGCAGGCTggtgttgaggaggaggaggaggaggaggaggagcagcagaCAGATGGGGTCGTGGTGTCCCAGCAGGCCGAGCGGTCAGCCCCAGATGAGGAGGATAAGCAGGGTGTCCAACAGGAAGTGTCTCATGCTCAGGatgccccctccctctccataCAGAATGACTCTGACTCTGAGGAATGTTTTTCAGGCCAGGCTGAGGTTCCAGCTCCCTGGCTCCAGACCGCCCCACTGCTTGGCTCCCTGAAGTCTCTGGAGCCCCCTACTGGAGATGACTTCCTCCTGGCCCCTCCTGGGTGTGAGGTGGCTGTGGAGGGAGGCTCTCTACTCCAGGAGGTGTTGAGCTCCCTCAAGGGTCCACTGACATCTGTCCTGGGACTGGAGACAGAGGCTGTGCTCCTGGAGGTGGAGGTGAATATGGAGGGGTCAGAGGCTGAGAGCGGGGTGGATGAGCTGGCATTGAACCCACAGGAAGAAGCGTGTCTCCCCAGTGATGGACCGGACTGCCCAGCAGAGCCCcgagaggaggtggagggtgaGCCTTATGAATCTGAGGAGGAGTTAGTGGTGGAACATTTCAATccaaaggaggaagaggaagatgcaGAGGAAATCAACCCTGAATACTTTACCAAAGAGGATCAGGACATGCCTTCAGTGgaaaaggaggaagaagaggagagggaggagggggcagaggtagaggagaaggaaACAGAGGAGGTTGTGGAAGatgagaggaaggaagaggaggacaaAATGGAGCCAGTCTCAGATGTGCCAGTGCAGACAGCCTTACTGGAGCcaggggaggaagaggatgtAAATCCAACCTCTGTGGAGGATGATTTCCAGCAGGTTCCAGACAGAGACCCTGAGAGAGCTTGTGAGAGCCCTGAGTGCACCACTGAACTGTCTGACCAAACAGTCACGGACCAAGCCTGTCTCCCCCAGCTGCCAAACAGCAGTACACCTCCTCCAGAGTCCCTAGACCAGCCTGAGGCCCCTGCACACACCACACAGGACCAGGAAGAGCCCAGTGTAACAACTGACCAGCCCTGTATAACCAGTCCCAGTGCAGCCACCGGCCCAGAGCAGAGCCTCCAGGAGCACTGCAGTAGACCAACTGCCACCGAGGATCCTGGGAAACCATCTGGTGGTTCTGAACATAATAGACCCAGGTACACCATTGCCCCTGCCTGGCAAAGGTTGGCTACCAAAGAGCTAACCTCCCCTTCTCCATCTCCCTCGGTCACTGTGCCTGGGGCTGTGGAAGCAAAAAGAGACCCCCCAAGTGGAGTGGAGCCACTTAGCCCTGTGGGGGCTGATGTCCCTGCTAGTCCCAGCCCAACACAGAGCACCACAGCACCCATCATGTCACCTGAAGACACTCCCCCTGCAGCCCAGGAGGAAGAGACCCCTGAGAATCTGTTTGGTGTCAGGCTGAGGAAGACCTCTGTGGGTATGCTTCGCTTAGGCTCAGAGAGTGAAACTCCCCCTGCATCCCCAGCACACTCACTTCCCATAGAGCCACAGAGGGCCTCGTTCACTGAACCACAGCCAAACAGCAAACCTGCCCTGCCCAGAAAGCCCTCAGAGCTGGATGGTATGGTCAAGCCCAAGAGAACACCAG ATCTGTCTGTGGGTCGAGAGCCTAGTGGGGGACCTGGTGGGGGATCTCAATCGCCAAGCTGGCTCTCAGTGGCCAGACAAAAGCAGAGGATCTTAAAAGAGAACTCATTGGAGGAAACCACGGATAACAAAGTCCCTGCAGAGGTGGTAGGGATG GAGGAGCCTAACAGAAAAAAATCAATTCGTACATTGACAAGGCCTGTCAACAAAGACCAAGCCAAGCCTCCAGGATCTCCTGTTAAAG TGTTGTGTTCCCTGGAGATCTCCAAACCTGTCGTGGTTgagaaggaagggaagagagTCCTGGCTCACCCAGCCCCTACAGCCCTGGCTCAGGACGAGCCCCCGTGGTTGGCCCTGGCTAAGAAGAAGGCCAAAGCCTGGAGCGAGATGCCCCAGATAGTGCAGTGA